In Cydia splendana chromosome 3, ilCydSple1.2, whole genome shotgun sequence, one DNA window encodes the following:
- the LOC134806886 gene encoding mediator of RNA polymerase II transcription subunit 7, which produces MSSETAQVSSLPLPPMQYINFYTDDNVRRNRAPLPPRPIHDSYSMFGHPFNADDTIIRSLESQGFRRLYPMHFDRRRELKKLNHSLLVNFLDLLDLLVHCPDSPKRAEKVEDLSLLFIHIHHLLNEFRPHQARETLRVMMELQKRQRVETTLRFQKHLDKVQDILQNALQGLPNQNEVESNFKVPVEILDQMTVGSGDGANADPCYELDRLMCNVVDNMR; this is translated from the exons ATGTCGTCAGAAACAGCTCAAGTGAGCTCTTTGCCACTACCCCCTATGCAATACATCAATTTTTACACTGATGACAATGTGAGACGAAATAGGGCTCCTCTACCACCGAGGCCTATTCATGACTCGTACTCTATGTTTGGCCACCCCTTCAATGCTGATGATACAATTATAAGATCCTTGGAGAGTCAG GGCTTCAGAAGATTGTATCCAATGCATTTTGATAGAAGAAGAGAGTTGAAAAAACTGAACCACTCTTTGCTAGTGAATTTCTTGGACTTATTAGATCTGCTGGTTCACTGTCCTGATTCACCAAAGAGAGCAGAAAAAGTCGAAGACTTGAGTCTGTTGTTCATACACATTCATCACCTGCTCAATGAGTTCAGGCCTCACCAGGCTCGGGAGACTTTGAGAGTTATGATGGAACTACAAAAACGTCAAAGAGTGGAAACTACACTGAG GTTCCAGAAGCATTTAGACAAGGTCCAGGATATTTTGCAGAATGCTCTTCAAGGCTTGCCAAATCAGAATGAAGTTGAGTCTAATTTCAAAGTACCTGTAGAAATTCTGGATCAAATGACTGTTGGCTCTGGTGATGGAGCAAATGCTGATCCCTGTTATGAACTTGATCGCCTTATGTGTAATGTTGTGGATAATATGAGATAG